A region of Piscinibacter gummiphilus DNA encodes the following proteins:
- the fliJ gene encoding flagellar export protein FliJ produces MSHPSLSPLLALLGQAERERDDAVAAARRVEAALNAALGQADQLVAYRLDYEARYREKFSRQASIDQFQTYQGFMGRLSLAVDQQQGVVAQAERRVEAARQVVREQELRVASVRKLIERRLAELRLAADRRDQKQTDEFASRAAWNRIAEQAASPTV; encoded by the coding sequence ATGAGCCATCCCTCCCTGTCGCCCCTGCTGGCCCTCCTGGGCCAGGCCGAACGCGAACGCGACGACGCCGTCGCCGCGGCCCGCCGCGTCGAGGCCGCGCTGAACGCCGCCCTCGGCCAGGCCGACCAGCTGGTGGCCTACCGGCTCGACTACGAGGCGCGCTACCGCGAGAAATTCAGCCGCCAGGCCTCGATCGACCAGTTCCAGACCTACCAGGGTTTCATGGGCCGCCTCTCGCTGGCCGTGGACCAGCAGCAGGGGGTCGTGGCCCAGGCCGAGCGCCGGGTCGAGGCCGCCCGCCAGGTGGTGCGCGAGCAGGAGCTGCGCGTGGCCTCGGTGCGCAAGCTGATCGAGCGCCGCCTCGCCGAACTCCGCCTCGCGGCCGACCGCCGCGACCAGAAGCAGACCGACGAATTCGCCAGTCGCGCCGCCTGGAACCGCATCGCCGAACAGGCCGCCTCGCCCACCGTCTGA
- the fliQ gene encoding flagellar biosynthesis protein FliQ → MDAAQVFTFGQQGLYLLLMVSAPVLLVVLGVGLVVSIFQAATQIHEATLSFVPKLIAAVAVLGFAGPWMLTTLVEYLQRMLQTIPTVVG, encoded by the coding sequence ATGGACGCCGCACAAGTCTTCACGTTCGGCCAGCAGGGCCTCTACCTGCTGCTGATGGTTTCCGCCCCCGTGCTCCTCGTGGTGCTGGGCGTGGGCCTCGTCGTCAGCATCTTCCAGGCCGCCACGCAGATCCACGAGGCCACGCTCTCGTTCGTGCCCAAGCTGATCGCCGCCGTCGCGGTGCTCGGCTTCGCCGGGCCGTGGATGCTCACGACGCTGGTCGAGTACCTGCAGCGCATGCTCCAGACGATCCCGACCGTCGTCGGCTGA
- the fliO gene encoding flagellar biosynthetic protein FliO — protein MPTSGFSSLLGFIVVIALIPVALWLLKRSPMGGGAAQGMRAIASLPLSQNQRLITVEVGQGDQRKWLVLGVTPQQITTLHTMEPGADAAPSNGQPAVPPFAQLLNKLRGDQGSSK, from the coding sequence ATGCCCACGTCCGGATTCAGCTCGCTGCTCGGGTTCATCGTCGTCATCGCGCTGATCCCCGTCGCGCTGTGGCTGCTCAAGCGCTCGCCGATGGGCGGTGGCGCGGCCCAGGGCATGCGCGCCATCGCGTCGCTGCCGCTGTCGCAGAACCAGCGCCTGATCACGGTGGAAGTGGGGCAGGGCGACCAGCGCAAGTGGCTGGTGCTCGGTGTCACGCCGCAGCAGATCACCACGCTGCACACCATGGAACCGGGTGCGGATGCCGCGCCCTCGAACGGCCAACCCGCCGTGCCGCCCTTCGCGCAGCTCCTGAACAAACTGCGCGGCGACCAAGGAAGCTCGAAGTGA
- the fliP gene encoding flagellar type III secretion system pore protein FliP (The bacterial flagellar biogenesis protein FliP forms a type III secretion system (T3SS)-type pore required for flagellar assembly.), with translation MAARRHRAALVALTVLSAAPAAALAQTAPSLPLVIGQGAGGTSYSVPIQTLLFFTALSFLPAVLLLMTGFTRIVIVLGLLRQAMGTQSAPPNQVIIGLSLFLTFFVMGPTIDKVYAEAYQPYAENRIQFDEALKRGEVPMRAFMMKQTRQADLMLFARLAKVDPGVKPEDVPFKVLVPAFVTSELKSAFQIGFLIFIPFLIIDMIVASVLMSLGMMMLSPVLVALPFKLMLFVLADGWNLLLGSLAASFST, from the coding sequence TTGGCGGCCCGTCGCCACCGCGCCGCGCTCGTTGCGCTGACGGTGTTATCGGCTGCTCCTGCAGCGGCTTTAGCCCAGACCGCGCCGAGCCTGCCGCTCGTGATCGGCCAGGGCGCGGGCGGCACCAGCTACTCGGTGCCCATCCAGACGCTGCTGTTCTTCACCGCGTTGAGCTTCCTGCCGGCGGTGCTGCTGCTGATGACCGGCTTCACGCGCATCGTGATCGTGCTGGGCCTGCTGCGCCAGGCCATGGGCACGCAGTCGGCGCCGCCGAACCAGGTCATCATCGGCCTTAGCCTGTTCCTCACGTTTTTCGTGATGGGCCCGACGATCGACAAGGTGTACGCCGAGGCGTACCAGCCGTACGCCGAGAACCGCATCCAGTTCGACGAGGCCCTCAAGCGCGGTGAAGTGCCGATGCGCGCCTTCATGATGAAGCAGACGCGCCAGGCCGACCTGATGCTGTTCGCCCGCCTCGCGAAGGTGGACCCGGGCGTGAAGCCCGAGGACGTGCCGTTCAAGGTGCTGGTGCCCGCCTTCGTCACCAGCGAACTCAAGAGCGCCTTCCAGATCGGCTTCCTGATCTTCATCCCGTTCCTGATCATCGACATGATCGTGGCCAGCGTGCTGATGAGCCTCGGCATGATGATGCTGAGCCCGGTGCTCGTGGCGCTGCCGTTCAAGCTGATGCTGTTCGTGCTGGCCGATGGCTGGAACCTGCTGCTCGGCTCGCTCGCCGCCAGCTTCTCGACCTGA
- the fliI gene encoding flagellar protein export ATPase FliI has product MKNSADETSAVQATDKWQRYLSDMTTFSAEPVALETQGTLVRVAGLVLEAAGIRVPVGSVCQIFMDDPRQEGQPPVLAEVVGFSGDRAYLMPTGETHGLASGARVVPRPSPIVPMKLGAPHHPWRRGEDRTLHLPVGDGLLGRVVDSHGHPMDRRGPLQHVHNEPLVRRPINAMDRDPIRQPLDTGVRAINSMLTVGRGQRIGLFAGTGVGKSVLLGMMARYTAADVIVVGLIGERGREVKEFIEDILGEEGIARSVVVAAPADAPPLTRMQGASYATAIAEHFRDRGQHVLLLMDSLTRYAMAQREIALAIGEPPATKGYPPSCFAKLPQLVERSGNGIHGVGSITAFYTVLSEGDDQQDPIADAARGILDGHIVLSRELAEAGHYPAIDVEKSISRVMTNVSPQEHIDAARRFRQLYARHNKARDLIQLGAYTPGADPELDHAVRLHPRMVDLLQQGMHQPASLPHSVRDLRALVA; this is encoded by the coding sequence ATGAAGAACTCCGCCGACGAGACCAGCGCCGTCCAGGCTACCGACAAGTGGCAGCGCTACCTCAGCGACATGACCACGTTCTCGGCCGAGCCCGTGGCGCTCGAGACCCAGGGCACGCTCGTGCGCGTGGCCGGGCTGGTGCTGGAAGCCGCGGGCATCCGCGTGCCGGTGGGCTCCGTGTGCCAGATCTTCATGGACGACCCGCGCCAGGAAGGCCAGCCGCCCGTGCTGGCCGAGGTGGTGGGTTTCTCGGGCGACCGCGCCTACCTGATGCCCACGGGCGAGACGCATGGCCTGGCCAGCGGCGCCCGCGTGGTGCCGCGTCCGTCGCCCATCGTGCCGATGAAGCTCGGCGCGCCCCATCACCCGTGGCGCCGCGGTGAAGACCGCACGCTGCACCTGCCGGTCGGCGACGGCCTGCTCGGCCGCGTGGTCGACTCGCACGGCCACCCGATGGACCGCCGCGGCCCGCTGCAGCACGTGCACAACGAGCCGCTGGTCCGCCGCCCCATCAACGCGATGGACCGCGACCCCATCCGCCAGCCGCTCGACACCGGCGTGCGCGCCATCAACTCCATGCTCACCGTGGGCCGCGGCCAGCGCATCGGTCTCTTCGCCGGCACCGGCGTCGGCAAGTCGGTGCTGCTCGGCATGATGGCCCGCTACACCGCGGCCGACGTGATCGTCGTCGGGCTGATCGGCGAACGGGGCCGTGAAGTCAAGGAATTCATCGAGGACATCCTCGGCGAGGAAGGCATCGCCCGCTCGGTGGTGGTGGCCGCGCCGGCCGACGCGCCGCCGCTCACCCGCATGCAGGGCGCCAGCTACGCCACCGCCATCGCCGAACACTTCCGCGACCGCGGCCAGCACGTGCTGCTGCTGATGGACTCGCTGACCCGCTACGCGATGGCGCAGCGCGAGATCGCACTGGCCATCGGCGAGCCGCCCGCCACGAAGGGCTATCCGCCCAGCTGCTTCGCGAAGCTGCCGCAGCTCGTCGAGCGCAGCGGCAACGGCATCCATGGCGTGGGTTCGATCACCGCCTTCTACACCGTGCTGTCCGAAGGCGACGACCAGCAGGACCCCATCGCCGACGCGGCCCGAGGCATTCTCGACGGCCACATCGTGCTGTCGCGCGAACTCGCCGAAGCCGGCCACTACCCCGCCATCGACGTCGAGAAGTCGATCTCGCGCGTGATGACGAACGTGAGCCCGCAGGAACACATCGACGCGGCCCGCCGCTTCCGCCAGCTCTACGCCCGCCACAACAAGGCGCGCGACCTGATCCAGCTCGGCGCGTACACGCCGGGCGCCGACCCCGAACTCGACCACGCGGTGCGCCTGCATCCCAGGATGGTGGACCTGCTCCAGCAGGGCATGCACCAGCCCGCGAGCCTGCCCCACAGCGTGCGCGACCTGCGCGCCCTCGTCGCCTGA
- a CDS encoding flagellar hook-length control protein FliK, translated as MTASVSSYPVLPSNVITGLVGVPGPAPARGAEFARMLDARRNESAPAPAPEGPKAEAPDSGEEDRAQANRSADETRQRQLRANRQNGQRAQGPEASPREPKVAEEPVDPVATPASAKGKPAAADDEPVDPALADWLATLNLPPAPPETPPAGEAAAPEVTDPRAQAAVATPDLAAADKAARGPAARRGPAPDVSAEPGVSETARRQQPKELETKVTDPRADAQPMSPLPATWQAAMEQAVAPAVEARARVAETAKADPGAAAAALSGTAPAAERPAAQMAEPTVVHMPTPADAPDFSQVLGAQLSVFAKDGIQQAELHLNPAEMGSISIQIAIDGDQAKVDFGADSAATRQLIENGLPELASALRDAGFTLSGGGVHSQAQQQASRERDGGSSGRGQGDRGRGGVEGAAAEPVRVTQRTVRAGGVDVYA; from the coding sequence ATGACCGCCTCCGTCTCGTCCTACCCCGTCCTGCCGTCGAACGTGATCACCGGCCTCGTCGGGGTTCCCGGCCCGGCCCCCGCCCGTGGCGCCGAGTTCGCCCGGATGCTCGACGCGCGCCGCAACGAGAGCGCCCCTGCGCCGGCCCCCGAAGGCCCGAAGGCCGAGGCGCCCGACTCCGGCGAGGAAGACCGCGCCCAGGCCAACCGCTCGGCCGACGAGACCCGGCAGCGCCAGCTGCGCGCCAACCGCCAGAACGGCCAGCGTGCGCAGGGCCCCGAGGCCTCGCCCCGTGAGCCGAAGGTGGCGGAGGAGCCGGTGGACCCGGTGGCGACTCCCGCGTCCGCCAAGGGCAAGCCGGCCGCCGCCGACGACGAACCCGTCGACCCGGCCCTGGCCGACTGGCTGGCCACGCTGAACCTGCCGCCTGCCCCGCCGGAGACCCCGCCCGCCGGCGAGGCCGCCGCGCCAGAAGTCACCGATCCGCGCGCGCAGGCCGCGGTCGCGACGCCGGACCTGGCCGCCGCCGACAAGGCCGCACGCGGCCCCGCCGCCCGCCGCGGCCCCGCGCCCGACGTGTCGGCCGAACCCGGCGTCAGCGAAACCGCCCGCCGCCAGCAGCCGAAGGAACTCGAGACGAAGGTCACCGACCCGCGCGCCGACGCGCAGCCGATGTCCCCGCTGCCCGCCACCTGGCAGGCCGCGATGGAACAGGCCGTGGCCCCGGCCGTCGAGGCCCGCGCCCGCGTGGCCGAGACCGCCAAGGCCGACCCGGGCGCCGCCGCGGCGGCCCTCTCGGGCACGGCCCCGGCCGCCGAACGTCCGGCCGCCCAGATGGCCGAGCCCACAGTCGTCCACATGCCGACGCCCGCGGACGCCCCCGACTTCTCCCAGGTGCTGGGCGCCCAGCTGAGCGTGTTCGCGAAAGATGGCATCCAGCAGGCGGAGTTGCACCTGAATCCGGCCGAGATGGGCTCCATTTCGATCCAGATCGCGATCGATGGCGATCAAGCGAAGGTCGATTTCGGCGCCGATTCGGCCGCGACGCGGCAACTGATCGAAAACGGCCTGCCGGAACTGGCCTCCGCGCTGCGCGACGCCGGCTTCACGCTGTCCGGTGGCGGCGTGCACAGCCAGGCCCAGCAGCAGGCGTCCCGCGAGCGGGACGGCGGTTCGTCCGGCCGGGGCCAGGGTGACCGGGGCCGTGGTGGTGTGGAAGGCGCGGCCGCAGAACCCGTCCGCGTGACGCAGCGCACGGTTCGTGCGGGTGGCGTGGACGTCTACGCCTGA
- the fliM gene encoding flagellar motor switch protein FliM, producing MNQQILSQDEVDALLQGITGESQKLEQEEVQAGGIRNYDIASQERIVRGRMPTMEIINERFARNIRIGLFNFIRKSPEISIGGIKVQKYSAFLREIVVPTNFNIVSVRPLRGSGLIVCDPTLVFAVIDALFGGAGKYHTRIEGRDFSPTEQRIITRLVEVVTEEYKKAWAGIYPLELDYQRSEMQPQFANIATPSEIIVATSFTLEIGDTTGTIHFCIPYSTLEPIRDVLYSTIQGDSNEPDRRWVNLMKQQIQSAEVEVVAELAHAPATVEQLLAFKPGDFIELDLSAGIEAKVVGVPIFECHYGTSNGKYALKVDRMLSSSTMGWIGDQNV from the coding sequence ATGAACCAGCAGATCCTCTCGCAAGACGAAGTCGATGCGCTGCTCCAGGGCATCACCGGCGAAAGCCAGAAGCTCGAGCAGGAAGAGGTGCAGGCCGGCGGCATCCGCAACTACGACATCGCCAGTCAGGAGCGGATCGTCCGTGGGCGCATGCCCACGATGGAGATCATCAACGAACGGTTCGCGCGGAACATCCGCATCGGCCTGTTCAACTTCATCCGCAAGAGCCCGGAAATCTCGATCGGCGGCATCAAGGTGCAGAAGTACAGCGCCTTCCTGCGCGAGATCGTGGTGCCCACGAACTTCAACATCGTCTCGGTGCGCCCGCTGCGCGGCAGCGGCCTGATCGTGTGCGACCCGACGCTCGTGTTCGCGGTGATCGACGCGCTCTTCGGCGGCGCCGGCAAGTACCACACCCGCATCGAGGGCCGCGACTTCTCGCCCACGGAGCAGCGCATCATCACGCGCCTGGTCGAGGTGGTGACCGAGGAATACAAGAAGGCCTGGGCGGGCATCTACCCGCTCGAGCTCGACTACCAGCGCTCGGAGATGCAGCCGCAGTTCGCGAACATCGCGACGCCGAGCGAGATCATCGTGGCCACGAGCTTCACGCTCGAGATCGGCGACACCACCGGCACGATCCACTTCTGCATTCCGTACTCGACGCTGGAACCGATCCGCGACGTCCTGTATTCCACGATCCAGGGCGACAGCAACGAGCCGGACCGCCGCTGGGTCAACCTGATGAAGCAGCAGATCCAGTCGGCCGAGGTCGAGGTGGTGGCGGAACTGGCCCACGCGCCGGCCACCGTCGAGCAGCTGCTCGCCTTCAAGCCCGGTGACTTCATCGAGCTCGACCTCAGCGCCGGCATCGAGGCGAAGGTGGTCGGGGTGCCCATTTTCGAATGCCACTACGGGACCTCCAACGGCAAGTACGCGTTGAAGGTCGATCGCATGTTGTCCAGCTCGACGATGGGCTGGATCGGAGACCAGAATGTCTGA
- a CDS encoding flagellar basal body-associated FliL family protein: MSSAPAADAPQKGNKKLIIIIAAVLLLVLGGGGAFAYIQKQKAAAAAAAGDDEEEGEAPAPHAEAKKHDSKHPPTFVPLEPFVVNLADKEADRFAQVGVTLEVEDAKFAEELKAYMPAIRNGILMVLAHKTSQELLSQEGKIALQKEILRESVLPLGIEIDDEDDAPAKKGKKKKRRAVYNPVSAVHFSNFIVQ; the protein is encoded by the coding sequence ATGTCGAGCGCCCCCGCTGCCGATGCCCCCCAGAAGGGCAACAAGAAGCTGATCATCATCATCGCGGCCGTGCTGCTGCTGGTGCTGGGTGGTGGCGGTGCGTTCGCCTACATCCAGAAGCAGAAGGCCGCCGCGGCCGCGGCCGCCGGTGACGACGAGGAAGAGGGTGAAGCCCCCGCACCCCACGCCGAAGCCAAGAAGCACGACTCGAAGCACCCGCCGACCTTCGTGCCGCTGGAGCCGTTCGTCGTGAACCTCGCCGACAAGGAAGCCGACCGCTTCGCGCAGGTCGGTGTCACGCTCGAGGTCGAGGACGCCAAGTTCGCCGAGGAACTCAAGGCCTACATGCCGGCGATCCGCAACGGCATCCTGATGGTGCTCGCCCACAAGACGTCGCAGGAACTGCTGTCCCAGGAAGGCAAGATCGCCCTGCAGAAGGAGATCCTGCGCGAGTCCGTGCTGCCGCTCGGCATCGAGATCGACGACGAGGACGATGCGCCGGCCAAGAAGGGCAAGAAGAAAAAGCGCCGCGCGGTCTACAACCCCGTCTCCGCCGTCCACTTCTCCAACTTCATCGTCCAGTGA
- the fliN gene encoding flagellar motor switch protein FliN has protein sequence MSDTTNSAEDDMAAEWAAALAEAKPEVASEVGSPPAAPVAFTDFSAAGANAATNDINMILDIPVQLTVELGRTRIPIKHILQLAQGSVVELDALAGEPMDVLVNGYLIAQGEVVVVNDKFGIRLTDIVTPSERMRRLSRAA, from the coding sequence ATGTCTGATACCACCAATTCCGCCGAAGACGACATGGCAGCCGAGTGGGCTGCGGCCCTCGCGGAGGCCAAGCCCGAGGTCGCGTCCGAGGTGGGTTCGCCGCCGGCCGCGCCGGTCGCGTTCACCGACTTCTCGGCCGCCGGCGCGAACGCGGCGACCAACGACATCAACATGATCCTGGACATCCCCGTCCAGCTCACCGTCGAACTCGGCCGCACGCGCATTCCCATCAAGCACATCCTGCAACTCGCGCAGGGCTCCGTCGTCGAACTCGACGCGCTGGCCGGCGAACCGATGGACGTGCTCGTCAACGGCTACCTGATCGCCCAGGGCGAGGTGGTGGTCGTGAACGACAAGTTCGGCATCCGGCTCACCGACATCGTGACGCCCAGCGAGCGCATGCGCCGCCTGAGCCGCGCGGCCTGA
- a CDS encoding FliH/SctL family protein: protein MSSSKNGPSRPAPPPPNRGGEPAKPTSYGRFIPREELSSFAAWNIGSLDGAAPADKGVQRPAPPEPEPPSHEEVLAEATAAARKSGYQDGYRDGLVALEGFKQSYATQITAQLAAVTQSYMEQLDALQQQMARALAVSATHLARQMVRTEIEQRPEVVTTVAQEAVDTLLLSARHITLRVNPDDVALVSQGAADVLAARGARIVSDGSVQRGGCLVESDIGVIDASIETRWRRAAATIGCDATWNDAPAPEDTDA from the coding sequence ATGAGTTCCTCTAAAAACGGGCCGTCCCGTCCCGCGCCGCCGCCGCCGAACCGCGGGGGCGAACCCGCCAAGCCCACCAGCTACGGCCGCTTCATCCCCCGCGAGGAACTCTCGTCGTTCGCCGCCTGGAACATCGGTTCGCTCGATGGTGCCGCCCCCGCCGACAAGGGCGTGCAGCGCCCCGCGCCGCCGGAGCCCGAGCCGCCGTCGCACGAGGAAGTGCTCGCCGAAGCCACGGCCGCTGCACGCAAGTCCGGCTACCAGGACGGCTACCGCGACGGCCTCGTGGCCCTCGAAGGCTTCAAGCAGAGCTACGCCACGCAGATCACCGCGCAACTCGCCGCCGTGACGCAGTCGTACATGGAGCAGCTCGACGCCCTGCAGCAGCAGATGGCCCGCGCGCTGGCCGTGTCGGCCACGCACCTCGCGCGCCAGATGGTGCGCACGGAGATCGAGCAGCGCCCCGAGGTGGTCACCACGGTGGCCCAGGAAGCGGTGGACACGCTGCTGCTGAGCGCCCGCCACATCACGCTGCGCGTGAACCCCGACGACGTGGCCCTCGTGTCGCAGGGTGCCGCCGACGTGCTCGCCGCCCGCGGCGCGCGCATCGTCAGCGACGGCTCCGTGCAACGCGGCGGCTGCCTCGTGGAATCCGACATCGGCGTGATCGACGCCAGCATCGAGACCCGCTGGCGCCGTGCCGCGGCCACCATCGGCTGCGATGCCACCTGGAACGACGCGCCCGCCCCCGAGGACACCGACGCATGA
- the fliR gene encoding flagellar biosynthetic protein FliR, with amino-acid sequence MFTFTEAQVLEWITPLLWPFLRTLAMFTSAPVLSQRSVPVRVKVALAFIISVCAQASLPAMPVIPLDSAVTVLVVIQQVLIGISLGFAARIVFAAIEFAGEIVGLQMGLNFAGFFDPATMGQTTAVSRFYGTVTVLLFVIINGHLLMIAALCQSFVAFPVGPEPFEFLRQLRPELWGIEIFKLGLWIALPMIAMLLFTNLVLGVISRVSQQMNIFSIGFPVTVSVGLVGVLLTLPMMQAPFTMALEQMLVKFQ; translated from the coding sequence ATGTTCACCTTCACCGAAGCCCAGGTGCTGGAGTGGATCACGCCGCTGCTGTGGCCGTTCCTCCGCACGCTGGCCATGTTCACCTCCGCGCCGGTGCTGTCCCAGCGCAGCGTGCCGGTGCGCGTGAAGGTGGCGCTCGCGTTCATCATCTCGGTGTGCGCGCAGGCCTCGTTGCCGGCGATGCCGGTGATCCCGCTCGACTCGGCCGTGACCGTGCTCGTCGTGATCCAGCAGGTGCTGATCGGCATCTCGCTCGGCTTCGCCGCCCGCATCGTCTTCGCCGCCATCGAGTTCGCGGGTGAGATCGTGGGCCTGCAGATGGGCCTGAACTTCGCCGGCTTCTTCGACCCCGCCACGATGGGCCAGACCACCGCCGTGAGCCGCTTCTACGGCACCGTGACCGTGCTGCTGTTCGTCATCATCAACGGCCACCTGCTGATGATCGCCGCGCTGTGCCAGAGCTTCGTCGCCTTCCCCGTGGGCCCCGAGCCCTTCGAGTTCCTGCGCCAGCTGCGCCCCGAGCTGTGGGGCATCGAGATCTTCAAGCTGGGCCTGTGGATCGCGCTGCCGATGATCGCGATGCTGCTGTTCACCAACCTCGTGCTGGGCGTGATCTCCCGCGTCTCGCAGCAGATGAACATCTTCTCGATCGGCTTCCCGGTCACCGTGTCGGTGGGCCTCGTGGGCGTGCTGCTGACGCTGCCGATGATGCAGGCGCCGTTCACGATGGCGCTGGAGCAGATGCTGGTGAAGTTCCAGTGA
- the fliG gene encoding flagellar motor switch protein FliG, which produces MDTKGLEDSAILLMSLGEEEASEVFKLLSPKEVQALGETIAKMKSIPRERVDVVLERFAAEASESSMLVTDTDEYVKSVLRKALGDDKANLLIDRILQGGDISGIESLKWMDAGSVAELLRNEHPQIVAAILVHLDFDQSSSVLKCFTERQRNEVLVRIATLDGIQPAALKDLNEVMSKVLAGGDKLRKASLGGVKTAAEMINLMGGSIETSVLDYIREADNELAQKIMDNMFTFDDLEKLDDKGIQTLLKEVQSESLIIALKGATPEMREKVFRNMSSRAAETLREDLESRGPVRVSEVEAEQKEMLKIVRRLADEGQIMLASGGDDEFL; this is translated from the coding sequence ATGGACACCAAGGGACTCGAAGATTCAGCCATCCTGCTGATGTCGCTCGGAGAGGAAGAAGCCTCCGAGGTCTTCAAGCTGCTGTCGCCGAAGGAAGTGCAAGCGCTCGGCGAGACCATCGCCAAGATGAAGTCCATCCCGCGCGAGCGCGTGGACGTGGTGCTGGAGCGCTTCGCCGCCGAGGCCTCGGAGTCGAGCATGCTCGTGACCGACACCGACGAGTACGTGAAGTCGGTGCTGCGCAAGGCGCTCGGCGACGACAAGGCCAACCTGCTGATCGACCGCATCCTGCAGGGCGGCGACATCAGCGGCATCGAGAGCCTCAAGTGGATGGACGCCGGCTCGGTGGCCGAGCTGCTGCGCAACGAACACCCGCAGATCGTGGCCGCCATCCTCGTGCACCTCGACTTCGACCAGTCGTCGTCGGTGCTGAAGTGTTTCACCGAACGCCAGCGCAACGAAGTGCTGGTGCGCATCGCCACGCTCGACGGCATCCAGCCGGCCGCGCTGAAGGACCTCAACGAAGTGATGAGCAAGGTGCTCGCCGGTGGCGACAAGCTGCGCAAGGCGTCGCTCGGCGGCGTGAAGACCGCGGCGGAGATGATCAACCTGATGGGCGGCAGCATCGAGACCTCGGTGCTCGACTACATCCGCGAGGCCGACAACGAGCTGGCCCAGAAGATCATGGACAACATGTTCACGTTCGACGACCTGGAGAAGCTCGACGACAAGGGCATCCAGACGCTGCTGAAGGAAGTGCAGTCCGAGTCGCTGATCATCGCGCTCAAGGGCGCCACGCCGGAGATGCGCGAGAAGGTGTTCCGCAACATGTCCAGCCGTGCCGCCGAGACGCTGCGCGAGGACCTCGAGAGCCGCGGCCCGGTGCGCGTGAGCGAAGTGGAAGCCGAGCAGAAGGAAATGCTGAAGATCGTCCGTCGCCTGGCCGACGAAGGCCAGATCATGCTTGCCAGCGGAGGCGACGATGAGTTCCTCTAA
- a CDS encoding glutathione S-transferase, translated as MFPVPSTPILYSFRRCPYAMRARLALLQAARPFQPVEVSLRDKPAALLRLSPKGTVPVMQLPDGRVLEESWDIMRWAWADGDGEGWWSRAQSAENLALLHRNDGDFKHWLDRFKYPERFEGDGVARRDIARSRAVVALLVPLEGRLSAAPWLGGSAPCATDLAVFPFVRQFAAVDRAGFDMLPLPALHAWLGAWLGSDLFAACMVKPLPPVSG; from the coding sequence ATGTTCCCCGTGCCGTCCACCCCGATCCTCTACAGCTTCCGCCGCTGCCCCTATGCGATGCGGGCCCGCCTCGCGCTGCTGCAGGCGGCCCGGCCGTTCCAGCCCGTCGAGGTCAGCCTGCGCGACAAACCCGCCGCGCTGCTGCGGCTGTCCCCGAAGGGCACCGTGCCCGTGATGCAGCTGCCCGATGGGCGCGTGCTCGAGGAGAGCTGGGACATCATGCGGTGGGCGTGGGCCGACGGCGACGGCGAGGGCTGGTGGTCGCGAGCGCAGTCCGCGGAGAACCTCGCGCTGCTGCACCGCAACGACGGCGACTTCAAGCACTGGCTGGATCGCTTCAAGTACCCGGAACGTTTCGAGGGCGACGGGGTGGCCCGCCGCGACATCGCACGGTCCCGTGCCGTGGTGGCCTTGCTCGTGCCGCTGGAGGGCCGCCTGTCGGCGGCGCCGTGGCTGGGCGGTTCGGCGCCGTGTGCCACGGACCTGGCGGTCTTCCCCTTCGTTCGCCAGTTCGCGGCGGTGGACCGCGCCGGGTTCGACATGCTGCCGCTGCCCGCGCTCCACGCCTGGCTGGGCGCGTGGCTGGGCAGCGACTTGTTCGCCGCCTGCATGGTCAAGCCGTTGCCACCGGTGTCTGGCTGA